In one window of Nitrososphaerales archaeon DNA:
- a CDS encoding enoyl-CoA hydratase/isomerase family protein, with the protein MSEFEFKYLKYEKEGKIAWITLNRPEKLNALNREAWYEIYKAIEKAEIDDGISAIVITGSGRAFCAGYDISEFPSLYKNAKDAYVAFFECLYPTFEKILSSKKLVVAAVNGLAYGGGCELVMVCDLVIASEDARFAQPEGRLGIIAPMASVFGPSIIDRRKLSELLFTGNPISSNEAERIGLVNKVVPSNRLKDAVKELVESIDTSAPIALSTMKKIMNKHLINQLRDLKEALSDLILITFQTEDFKEGVDAFLNKRKAQWKGK; encoded by the coding sequence TTGTCCGAGTTTGAATTCAAATATTTAAAATATGAGAAGGAGGGGAAGATCGCTTGGATAACGTTAAATAGACCCGAGAAACTTAATGCGCTCAATAGAGAAGCGTGGTACGAGATTTACAAAGCCATTGAGAAGGCTGAGATAGATGATGGGATATCTGCCATAGTTATAACGGGGAGCGGTAGAGCGTTCTGTGCGGGTTACGATATAAGTGAGTTCCCATCCCTATACAAAAATGCAAAGGATGCTTATGTAGCGTTCTTTGAGTGTTTGTATCCTACTTTTGAAAAGATATTGAGTAGCAAGAAGCTGGTAGTCGCTGCTGTAAATGGATTGGCGTATGGTGGTGGTTGTGAGTTGGTCATGGTCTGTGATTTGGTAATAGCTTCAGAAGATGCTAGATTTGCACAGCCAGAGGGGCGTTTGGGGATCATAGCACCGATGGCATCTGTATTTGGACCTTCCATTATCGATAGAAGAAAGCTATCTGAGTTGCTCTTTACTGGCAATCCGATATCGAGTAACGAGGCAGAAAGAATAGGCTTGGTGAATAAGGTTGTGCCATCAAATAGACTTAAAGATGCTGTAAAAGAGCTCGTTGAGAGTATCGATACTTCAGCGCCTATCGCATTGAGTACGATGAAGAAGATTATGAATAAACATTTGATCAACCAATTAAGAGATCTTAAAGAAGCGTTGAGTGATTTGATTTTGATAACATTTCAGACAGAAGACTTTAAAGAGGGTGTCGATGCCTTCCTCAATAAAAGGAAGGCCCAATGGAAAGGGAAGTGA